In the genome of Schistocerca piceifrons isolate TAMUIC-IGC-003096 chromosome X, iqSchPice1.1, whole genome shotgun sequence, one region contains:
- the LOC124721165 gene encoding presequence protease, mitochondrial isoform X1 encodes MWKLSRYLKFHQKHFDTRIQLRSDSTASSFQEGREIEGFVVTQSGSVSDHIKAICLTHLETGAQYVHLQKNDQNNAFGVGFRTITADSTGLPHILEHTTLCGSKNFPCRDPFFKMINRSMATFMNAMTGPDFTLYPFSTQNFQDYKNLMAVYLDAVFNPLLNKNDFLQEGWRLEHENVEDRNSPIIIKGVVYNEMKGLFSDNQSLFSQHLLNSILPSHTYGHVWGGNPIDIPKLTHSDLIIYHKKHYNPSNAFFYSYGNFPLEYNLNYLSKNYLSGAKYSERYEVPSEKRWSSPLHKHVGCRLDPLIPDKDKQSTIAFSSLCSDVTNIQDTFEMSVLSTLLLKGPNSPFFKSLIESGLSAGFAPVTGYESQTKDTIFTVGLQHVRQADFDQTSEVYNSTIDKVINEGFDSNNIEAVLHEVELYNKLEGENYGIRLLMNIAPMWNHGANIVESLQHDKHLLLLRNKLKENPKYFQDKVLHEIKNEKHRLVLTMSPEEDYEAKKISEEEKVLKDKLVALSPLETSEIFKQGLELHKSQCAVQDVSSLPTLTVSDLAQFVEKVPVTKPLSSEVPFYVYVQPVDEVTHFRAVFSTKELDSELKSLVPLFCTVAPQMGTKNYSFREFEQLVRLKTGGFTFSKHISEDVFKTHTYEEGAVFYSHCLDKNVPDMYLLMSEFLSHMDLGDIQRFETLTRQLSVDLLNSIFDSGHHYAISSSASLVSPVARHVESWTGLTYIKKLQEIVQQRKFQEVLSLLSNLPSELIHKCISRAAVNLCEKNSIDSVEEATNFLKRFSAVGNPITKTEEEDFKQVSDAAVHHVHSIPVNFVSKSIMTVCYGDLHFAPLRVLARLLSNLYLHPIVRERGGAYGSGAHISQSGVFSFFSYRDPNSTATLDTFDSACDWVSANKFSDTDIEEAKLGILQKLDAPVLPEDKGMREFLYGIDDSIFNGHRQQVMNVTREQIHQVSEMFLRSNKCGKAIVGPKNNELGNRLSENWNTIN; translated from the coding sequence ATGTGGAAATTATCTCGTTATTTGAAGTTTCATCAGAAACATTTTGATACGAGGATCCAATTGAGATCAGATTCCACAGCCTCCTCGTTTCAGGAAGGGAGAGAAATTGAAGGTTTTGTTGTGACACAATCTGGAAGTGTTTCAGATCATATTAAAGCCATATGTTTAACACATTTGGAAACTGGGGCGCAGTATGTTCATTTACAAAAGAATGATCAAAACAATGCTTTTGGGGTTGGTTTCCGAACAATTACTGCAGATTCCACAGGATTACCTCATATTCTGGAACATACCACTTTGTGTGGGAGCAAAAATTTTCCATGCCGTGACCCCTTTTTTAAAATGATTAACAGGTCAATGGCAACATTTATGAATGCAATGACTGGTCCTGATTTTACTTTGTACCCATTTTCTACTCAAAATTTCCAGGACTACAAAAATCTGATGGCAGTTTATCTTGATGCAGTTTTTAACCCTCtcttaaataaaaatgattttctgcAAGAAGGCTGGAGATTAGAGCATGAAAATGTGGAAGACAGAAATTCTCCAATAATCATAAAAGGAGttgtttacaatgaaatgaagGGTTTGTTCTCAGATAACCAATCCTTATTCTCTCAGCATTTGTTAAACAGTATTCTTCCAAGCCACACCTATGGCCATGTTTGGGGTGGTAATCCAATTGATATTCCAAAGTTAACGCATAGTGACCTGATAATATATCATAAGAAACATTACAATCCCAGCAACGCATTTTTTTACTCATATGGAAACTTTCCATTGGAATATAACTTAAATTACTTGAGCAAAAATTATTTGTCTGGAGCAAAATACTCAGAGCGGTATGAAGTTCCCTCTGAGAAAAGGTGGTCTTCACCACTACACAAGCATGTTGGTTGCAGACTAGACCCACTGATACCAGATAAAGACAAACAGTCAACAATTGCATTTAGCAGCCTTTGTTCTGATGTTACTAATATACAAGACACTTTTGAAATGTCAGTTCTTAGCACACTTTTGTTAAAAGGACCTAATTCTCCTTTTTTTAAAAGCTTGATTGAATCTGGATTATCTGCTGGGTTTGCGCCAGTCACTGGTTATGAAAGTCAGACTAAAGATACTATCTTTACAGTTGGTCTTCAGCATGTGCGTCAAGCTGATTTTGATCAAACCAGCGAAGTGTATAATAGTACTATTGATAAAGTGATTAATGAAGGATTTGACAGCAATAATATAGAAGCGGTCTTACACGAAGTGGAACTATATAATAAATTGGAGGGAGAAAATTACGGCATACGCCTCTTAATGAACATTGCACCCATGTGGAATCATGGTGCCAATATTGTAGAGAGCCTGCAGCATGACAAACACCTCTTACTTTTGAGAAACAAACTGAAAGAAAATCCAAAATATTTCCAAGATAAAGTTCTACATgagattaaaaatgaaaaacatagaCTAGTTTTAACAATGTCACCAGAGGAAGACTatgaagcaaagaaaatttctgaagaagagaaggtattgaaaGACAAGCTAGTTGCTCTATCACCATTAGAAACATCTGAAATCTTTAAACAAGGGTTGGAACTTCACAAGTCACAGTGTGCAGTTCAGGACGTTTCATCATTGCCTACATTGACTGTTTCAGATCTTGCTCAGTTTGTTGAAAAAGTTCCTGTTACAAAACCACTTTCATCAGAGGTTCCCTTTTATGTTTATGTTCAGCCAGTAGATGAAGTTACCCATTTCAGAGCTGTTTTCAGTACAAAGGAACTTGACTCTGAACTAAAAAGTCTTGTGCCATTATTCTGTACTGTTGCACCACAGATGGGAACAAAAAACTATTCATTCCGAGAATTTGAACAGTTGGTGCGTTTAAAAACTGGAGGATTTACCTTTAGCAAACATATTTCAGAAGATGTTTTCAAAACACATACTTATGAAGAAGGTGCTGTTTTTTACTCTCATTGCTTGGATAAAAATGTGCCTGATATGTATTTATTAATGTCAGAATTTCTATCTCATATGGATTTAGGCGATATTCAAAGATTTGAAACTCTTACTAGACAGTTGTCTGTGGACTTGCTTAACAGCATTTTTGATTCAGGCCATCATTATGCTATTTCATCTTCTGCTTCACTCGTAAGCCCTGTTGCACGTCATGTTGAAAGTTGGACAGGGCTTACCTACATCAAAAAGCTACAAGAAATTGTACAGCAACGTAAATTTCAGGAGGTCCTTTCCTTACTAAGTAACTTACCATCTGAATTAATACATAAATGCATCTCCAGGGCTGCTGTCAATCTTTGTGAGAAGAATTCAATTGATAGTGTGGAAGAAGCAACCAATTTTTTGAAAAGGTTTTCTGCAGTTGGTAACCCCATAACAAAAACAGAAGAGGAGGACTTCAAACAGGTCTCAGATGCAGCTGTGCATCATGTTCACAGCATCCCTGTAAATTTTGTATCTAAGTCAATAATGACTGTGTGTTATGGTGATCTCCATTTTGCTCCACTTAGAGTTCTTGCAAGATTGTTGTCAAATTTATACCTGCATCCAATAGTTCGTGAAAGGGGTGGCGCTTATGGATCAGGTGCACACATTTCTCAAAGTGGAGTCTTTAGTTTCTTTTCTTATAGGGATCCAAATTCAACAGCCACATTGGACACATTTGACAGTGCATGTGATTGGGTTAGTGCAAATAAATTTTCTGATACAGATATCGAAGAAGCCAAATTGGGGATCTTGCAAAAACTTGATGCGCCAGTTCTACCTGAAGACAAAGGAATGAGAGAATTTCTTTATGGCATAGATGACAGTATATTTAATGGCCATAGGCAGCAAGTCATGAATGTAACCAGGGAGCAAATACATCAGGTGTCAGAAATGTTTTTGAGATCAAACAAATGTGGTAAGGCGATTGTAGGCCCAAAAAATAATGAACTGGGAAATAGATTATCTGAAAATTGGAACACCATTAATTAA